In Salinisphaera sp. LB1, one genomic interval encodes:
- the nuoF gene encoding NADH-quinone oxidoreductase subunit NuoF, translating into MEETKVLTQRIRPDRSAVWIDDYMDLGGYEALKTTLADYGPAEVGPLIKEAGLRGRGGAGFPTGVKWSFMPRFEDRPDERPAHVYLVVNADEMEPGTFKDRLIMEGDPHQLIEGMIIAAYAIGADTAYVFLRGEYTECRRRLQQAIDEAHAKGFLGENILDSGFSLNLHLHMSAGRYICGEESALLSALEGRRAVPRHKPPFPAASGLFGQPTTVNNVETICNVPHIVKNGADWYKSLGLNKDGGTKLFGASGHVAKPGLAEFPLGVKLGDVLEHFGGIRHGRKLKGLLPGGGSTPFLTPEHLDTPMDYDGVGAAGSRLGTATMVVFDDQTPIVGVLKNLEHFYAQESCGWCTPCRDGLPWVEKMLINLEAGKGQPGDLELLDLHVKLLGPGKTFCAHAPGAMGPLEAGLKYYRDELAALIPDDASNLSRTEAANANPL; encoded by the coding sequence ATGGAAGAGACGAAGGTACTGACCCAGCGCATTCGTCCCGACCGTTCGGCGGTCTGGATCGACGACTACATGGATCTGGGCGGCTACGAGGCACTCAAGACCACGCTCGCCGACTACGGCCCGGCCGAGGTCGGCCCGCTGATCAAGGAAGCCGGCCTGCGCGGACGCGGCGGCGCGGGCTTTCCCACCGGCGTGAAATGGTCATTCATGCCCCGCTTCGAAGATCGCCCCGACGAACGTCCGGCGCATGTCTATCTCGTGGTCAACGCCGACGAGATGGAGCCCGGCACATTCAAGGACCGGCTGATCATGGAAGGCGATCCGCATCAGCTGATCGAGGGCATGATCATCGCCGCCTACGCCATCGGCGCGGATACGGCCTACGTTTTCCTGCGCGGCGAGTACACCGAATGCCGCCGGCGCCTGCAGCAGGCGATCGACGAAGCCCACGCCAAGGGCTTTCTCGGCGAGAACATTCTGGATTCGGGGTTTTCGCTCAACCTGCATCTGCACATGAGCGCCGGCCGCTATATCTGTGGCGAGGAATCGGCGCTGTTGTCCGCGCTCGAGGGCCGACGCGCGGTACCGCGTCACAAGCCGCCGTTTCCGGCCGCATCCGGCCTGTTCGGCCAGCCGACGACGGTCAACAACGTCGAGACCATCTGCAATGTGCCGCACATCGTGAAAAACGGTGCCGACTGGTACAAGAGCCTGGGGCTCAACAAGGACGGCGGCACCAAGCTGTTCGGTGCCTCCGGCCATGTGGCGAAGCCCGGCCTGGCCGAGTTCCCGCTGGGCGTGAAGCTCGGCGATGTGCTGGAACACTTCGGCGGCATCCGCCACGGACGCAAGCTCAAGGGCCTGTTGCCGGGCGGCGGCTCCACGCCGTTTCTCACACCCGAGCATCTCGACACGCCGATGGACTACGACGGGGTTGGCGCGGCCGGCTCGCGTCTGGGCACGGCCACCATGGTCGTGTTTGACGACCAGACACCCATCGTCGGCGTGCTGAAGAATCTCGAACATTTCTACGCCCAGGAATCCTGCGGCTGGTGCACGCCCTGCCGTGACGGCCTGCCCTGGGTGGAGAAGATGCTGATCAACCTGGAAGCCGGAAAAGGCCAGCCGGGCGATCTCGAACTGCTCGACCTGCATGTCAAGCTGCTCGGCCCGGGCAAGACCTTCTGTGCCCACGCGCCCGGCGCGATGGGCCCGCTCGAGGCCGGCCTCAAGTACTACCGCGACGAACTCGCAGCGCTCATCCCCGACGATGCATCCAATCTGTCGCGGACCGAAGCAGCGAACGCGAATCCTCTTTAA